In Pseudomonas fluorescens, one genomic interval encodes:
- a CDS encoding KGG domain-containing protein, producing the protein MPNSRNSNSGNFANDRTKASEAGRKGGKTTTTTVDKEPAKTEMGRKPAQKSK; encoded by the coding sequence ATGCCTAATTCAAGAAACTCGAACTCGGGAAACTTCGCCAACGATCGAACCAAGGCGTCTGAAGCCGGTCGCAAAGGTGGGAAAACCACCACCACGACGGTCGACAAAGAGCCTGCGAAAACCGAAATGGGCCGCAAGCCAGCTCAGAAGTCGAAGTAG
- a CDS encoding DUF4142 domain-containing protein, producing MSRMATQIRRFSFATLLGLFAGTAFAQSPADFINDASAKGMADIEASRLAHQKSESKEVKDYTIVVINDRTTANQHLAKIAKKLDLPVAPREEIADKAKTMIPQVKEGETFDQAYAASQVKATEEAIQQIQQEAQSTDVPEIKAFADETLPKLQSHLEMARALQASR from the coding sequence ATGAGCCGGATGGCCACCCAGATACGTCGTTTCAGTTTTGCCACACTGTTGGGATTGTTCGCGGGCACAGCATTCGCCCAGTCGCCTGCCGACTTCATCAACGATGCGTCCGCCAAAGGCATGGCCGACATCGAAGCCAGCCGTCTGGCGCACCAGAAATCCGAATCCAAAGAGGTCAAGGATTACACCATCGTTGTGATCAATGACCGCACCACGGCCAACCAGCATCTGGCGAAGATCGCGAAGAAACTCGATCTGCCGGTCGCGCCCCGTGAAGAAATCGCCGACAAAGCCAAAACCATGATCCCGCAGGTCAAAGAAGGCGAAACCTTCGATCAGGCCTACGCCGCGAGCCAGGTGAAAGCGACCGAAGAGGCCATCCAGCAGATCCAGCAGGAAGCGCAGTCGACCGACGTACCGGAAATCAAGGCATTTGCCGACGAGACGCTGCCAAAACTGCAAAGCCATCTGGAAATGGCGCGGGCGCTGCAAGCCAGTCGCTGA
- a CDS encoding low affinity iron permease family protein: MKFAKISQTLALWAGSPKTFMGALILIFLWGLSGPIFDFNDTWQLIINTSTTIITFLMVFLIQNTQNRDTDILHLKLDELLRVNKEAQNAMLGLESLDLKQLEALRKHYRSLGESEVFNLEGLGEKSKPKQDLNDC, from the coding sequence ATGAAATTCGCGAAAATCTCCCAGACCCTGGCCCTCTGGGCCGGTAGCCCGAAAACCTTCATGGGCGCATTGATCCTGATTTTTCTGTGGGGTTTGAGTGGGCCGATTTTTGATTTCAATGACACCTGGCAACTGATCATCAACACCTCGACCACGATCATCACTTTTCTGATGGTGTTCCTGATTCAGAACACGCAGAACCGTGATACCGACATCCTGCATCTGAAACTCGATGAGTTGTTGCGGGTGAACAAGGAAGCGCAGAACGCAATGCTCGGCCTGGAATCGCTGGATCTCAAACAACTCGAGGCGCTGCGCAAGCATTACCGCAGCCTGGGGGAAAGCGAGGTGTTCAACCTTGAGGGGCTGGGGGAGAAGAGCAAGCCGAAGCAGGATTTGAATGACTGCTAA
- the tam gene encoding trans-aconitate 2-methyltransferase, translating into MSWSARQYVAFEDERTRPARDLLAAIPTVQARSVVDIGCGPGNSTELLVQRFEQAQVRGLDSSPDMVNAARKRLPQLQFEVAEIDSWADQGPFDVIFANAVLQWVPDHGTLLPALAAKLSDGGSLAIQMPDNLNEPSHRLMREVAANGPWAAKLAGAAGQRTDMASASEYFSMLRPHCSRVDVWRTTYHHQLSGGAAGVVEWFKGSGLIPFLNPLTEEERAQYLTQYMAVVAEAYPALPDGSVLLPFPRLFIVATR; encoded by the coding sequence ATGAGTTGGTCCGCCAGACAATACGTCGCTTTCGAAGATGAACGCACCCGCCCGGCACGTGATCTGCTGGCGGCGATTCCCACGGTTCAGGCGCGATCGGTGGTCGATATCGGTTGCGGTCCGGGTAACTCCACCGAGCTGCTGGTGCAGCGTTTTGAGCAGGCCCAGGTCAGGGGGCTCGACAGTTCGCCGGACATGGTCAACGCCGCGCGCAAGCGCCTGCCGCAGTTGCAGTTCGAGGTCGCAGAAATCGATAGTTGGGCGGATCAAGGGCCGTTCGATGTGATCTTCGCCAATGCAGTGCTGCAATGGGTGCCGGATCACGGGACATTGCTGCCGGCGTTGGCGGCTAAACTTTCGGACGGTGGCAGTCTGGCGATCCAGATGCCGGATAACCTCAACGAGCCTTCCCACCGACTGATGCGTGAAGTCGCCGCCAATGGCCCATGGGCCGCCAAACTGGCTGGCGCCGCCGGGCAGCGCACCGACATGGCGAGTGCCAGCGAATACTTCTCGATGTTGCGTCCGCACTGCTCGCGGGTCGATGTGTGGCGCACCACCTATCACCATCAGTTGTCAGGTGGAGCGGCGGGGGTGGTGGAGTGGTTCAAGGGCAGTGGCTTGATTCCGTTTTTGAACCCGCTGACTGAAGAGGAACGGGCGCAATATCTCACGCAGTATATGGCGGTGGTTGCCGAGGCTTATCCGGCGTTGCCGGATGGTTCGGTGCTGTTGCCGTTTCCGCGGCTGTTCATCGTCGCGACTCGGTGA
- a CDS encoding class I SAM-dependent methyltransferase, which yields MTQNIYDDPEFFQGYSQMNRSIGGLDAAPEWPELKALLPSMHDLNVVDLGCGYGWFSRWASEHGAANVLGLDVSEKMLERARETTEAANIRYERADLEHLDLPACSFDLAYSSLALHYIKDLTGLFAHLYAALKPGSHFVFSIEHPIFMAPRNPGWLVDSDGHKRWPLDSYQMEGERVTHWLADGVIKQHRTMGTLLNSLIAAGFAIRHVNEWGPSDAEVAAQPALAEERERPMMLLVAVQR from the coding sequence ATGACGCAAAATATTTACGACGACCCGGAGTTTTTCCAGGGTTACAGCCAGATGAACCGCTCCATCGGTGGCCTCGATGCCGCGCCGGAGTGGCCGGAGCTCAAGGCGTTGCTGCCATCGATGCACGACTTGAACGTGGTCGACCTCGGCTGCGGCTATGGCTGGTTCAGCCGCTGGGCCAGTGAGCACGGCGCCGCCAATGTGCTGGGGCTGGATGTCTCGGAAAAGATGCTGGAGCGCGCGCGCGAAACCACTGAGGCGGCGAACATCCGCTATGAACGTGCCGACCTTGAACATCTCGACTTGCCGGCCTGCAGTTTCGATCTGGCCTACAGTTCGCTGGCGCTGCACTACATCAAGGATCTGACCGGACTGTTCGCTCATCTGTACGCGGCGTTGAAACCGGGTTCGCATTTTGTGTTCTCCATCGAACACCCGATCTTCATGGCCCCGCGCAATCCAGGCTGGCTGGTCGACAGCGATGGCCACAAGCGCTGGCCGCTGGACAGCTATCAGATGGAGGGCGAGCGGGTGACCCACTGGCTGGCCGACGGGGTGATCAAGCAGCACCGCACGATGGGCACGCTGTTGAATTCGTTGATCGCGGCGGGTTTTGCCATTCGCCATGTCAATGAATGGGGGCCGAGCGATGCGGAGGTGGCGGCGCAACCAGCGCTGGCTGAAGAGCGGGAGCGGCCGATGATGTTGTTGGTGGCGGTGCAGCGCTAA
- a CDS encoding zeta toxin family protein translates to MTGEEQAIWNDAIRFARSNKKAIGKRLTAQTKYPPEEEPVSVFMAGSPGAGKTEASLALLNLFSDTPILRIDPDELRYEFEAYQGGNAWLFQGAVSILVGKLIDLALDRKQSFLLDGTLSNIEIARKNVQRCLHKGRFVQILYVYQDPSLDWSFVRAREEVEGRRIRPEHFVDQYFAARDVVNTLKLEFGKDLHVDLLVKHIDNSGRLYKAGVDKIDYHIPEKHTRHELMAMLGINYGATA, encoded by the coding sequence ATGACGGGGGAAGAGCAGGCTATCTGGAATGATGCGATCAGGTTTGCTCGATCAAACAAGAAGGCGATTGGCAAGCGGCTCACGGCGCAAACCAAGTATCCACCCGAAGAAGAACCTGTTTCGGTTTTCATGGCGGGGTCGCCGGGCGCTGGCAAAACGGAGGCGTCATTAGCTCTGCTGAACCTTTTCTCCGATACGCCCATCTTGCGAATTGATCCAGACGAACTCAGATATGAATTTGAAGCCTATCAAGGTGGCAATGCCTGGCTTTTCCAAGGCGCCGTTTCGATTCTGGTTGGAAAGCTGATTGATCTGGCTCTGGATCGAAAGCAATCCTTCCTGTTGGATGGAACACTTTCGAATATCGAAATCGCAAGGAAAAATGTGCAGCGGTGCCTCCACAAAGGGAGATTTGTGCAAATTCTCTACGTCTACCAAGACCCTAGCCTGGACTGGTCCTTTGTCAGAGCCCGCGAGGAAGTTGAAGGACGCAGGATTCGACCGGAGCATTTCGTCGACCAATACTTTGCAGCGCGTGACGTGGTAAACACGCTTAAGCTAGAGTTTGGCAAAGACCTGCATGTCGATCTGCTTGTGAAGCATATTGATAATTCTGGACGCCTCTACAAGGCTGGTGTCGACAAGATTGACTACCATATCCCCGAGAAGCATACGAGACACGAACTGATGGCCATGCTTGGGATCAATTACGGAGCAACCGCATGA
- a CDS encoding alpha/beta fold hydrolase translates to MRPEIAVLDIQGQYRVYTEFYRADAAEKTIILVNGSMATTASFAQTVKNLHPQFNVVCYDQPYAGRSKIHNRHEKHLTKEVEGQILLELIDHFGAEHVLSFSWGGAATLVALSHQPRRIEKAVISSFSPVINAHMLDYLERGVDYLGQRDGDRVGHLVNSTIGKHLPSLFKRFNYRHVSSLAEHEYGQMHFHISDVLHSDRQCYLNAAKKINVPVLFLNGEWDEYTAAEDARIFGNHVAHSTFTTLQATGHFLDMEHKAACRDSQNALLGFLKPSPQSSRTRYAFVQDHHALAI, encoded by the coding sequence ATGAGGCCAGAAATCGCTGTGCTGGATATACAGGGTCAGTATCGGGTTTACACGGAGTTCTATCGCGCAGACGCCGCAGAAAAGACCATCATCCTGGTCAACGGCTCGATGGCCACGACTGCGTCGTTTGCACAGACTGTGAAAAACCTGCACCCGCAATTCAACGTGGTTTGCTACGACCAGCCCTACGCGGGCAGGTCGAAAATCCACAACCGTCACGAGAAACATCTGACCAAGGAAGTCGAAGGGCAGATCCTGCTGGAGCTGATCGACCACTTCGGCGCCGAACACGTGCTGTCGTTTTCCTGGGGCGGCGCAGCCACCCTGGTTGCCCTGTCACACCAGCCGCGGCGTATCGAGAAAGCCGTGATCAGCTCGTTCTCGCCGGTGATCAACGCACACATGCTTGATTACCTGGAGCGCGGTGTCGATTACCTCGGCCAGCGCGACGGCGACCGCGTCGGGCACCTGGTCAACAGCACTATCGGCAAACACCTGCCGTCACTGTTCAAGCGCTTCAACTATCGCCACGTCAGCAGCCTGGCCGAGCACGAATACGGGCAGATGCACTTCCACATCAGTGACGTGCTGCACAGCGATCGCCAGTGCTATTTGAATGCGGCGAAAAAGATCAACGTGCCGGTGCTGTTCCTCAACGGCGAATGGGATGAATACACCGCCGCCGAAGACGCCCGGATATTCGGCAACCATGTGGCGCACAGCACCTTCACCACGCTGCAGGCCACCGGCCACTTCCTCGACATGGAACACAAGGCTGCATGCCGCGATAGCCAGAACGCCTTGCTCGGTTTCCTGAAACCCTCACCGCAGTCGAGCCGAACGCGTTACGCGTTCGTTCAGGATCACCATGCATTGGCCATTTGA
- a CDS encoding pseudouridine synthase: protein MRVDRFLSNLPRYNRQQVRLLLVEKRVRIDGKVVSDPHSEVLEFSRVEVDEEVLQLGKPARYFMLHKPPGCVSATRDPQHPTVLDLIDEPDKDDLHIAGRLDFNTTGLMLITNDGGWSRRLTQPQTKLPKVYYVETEQEIGPEYAVTFAEGIYFAFENLTTQPAQLDVLGPRVARLSIVEGRYHQVKRMFGHFNNKVLRLHRESMGPLSLDNALKPGEYRALRTEEIHLF, encoded by the coding sequence ATGCGCGTCGACCGTTTCCTCAGCAACCTGCCCCGCTACAACCGTCAGCAGGTTCGCCTGTTGCTGGTGGAAAAGCGCGTGCGGATCGACGGAAAAGTCGTCAGCGACCCGCACAGCGAAGTGTTGGAATTCAGCCGCGTCGAAGTCGACGAAGAAGTCTTGCAACTCGGCAAACCGGCACGCTACTTCATGCTGCACAAGCCGCCGGGGTGCGTCAGTGCCACTCGCGATCCGCAGCACCCGACCGTGCTTGATCTGATCGATGAACCGGACAAGGACGACCTGCACATCGCCGGTCGCCTCGACTTCAACACCACCGGGCTGATGCTGATCACCAACGATGGCGGCTGGTCGCGACGGCTGACCCAACCGCAGACCAAACTGCCGAAGGTCTATTACGTCGAGACCGAACAGGAGATCGGGCCGGAGTATGCAGTCACGTTTGCCGAGGGCATCTACTTCGCCTTCGAAAACCTGACCACGCAACCGGCGCAACTCGATGTACTCGGCCCGCGAGTGGCGCGCCTGAGCATCGTCGAGGGTCGCTACCATCAGGTGAAGCGCATGTTTGGTCACTTCAACAACAAAGTGTTGCGCCTTCACCGCGAATCCATGGGCCCGCTGTCGCTGGATAACGCGCTAAAACCGGGCGAGTACCGCGCTTTGCGCACCGAAGAGATCCATTTGTTCTAA
- a CDS encoding cysteine-rich CWC family protein, with product MPDSDIKPDLCPACGARNDCTLADPRTADQACWCYAVSIDPAVLEALPAALRNQSCLCPRCAQVEAQLQAAARPIP from the coding sequence ATGCCTGATTCCGACATCAAACCCGACCTCTGCCCGGCCTGCGGCGCGCGCAACGACTGCACCCTGGCTGACCCGCGCACCGCCGACCAGGCCTGCTGGTGCTATGCCGTGAGCATCGATCCGGCAGTGCTTGAAGCCTTGCCCGCAGCGCTGCGCAATCAATCCTGTCTGTGCCCGCGCTGCGCGCAGGTCGAGGCGCAACTGCAAGCAGCGGCGCGGCCGATCCCGTAA
- a CDS encoding enoyl-CoA hydratase/isomerase family protein, whose amino-acid sequence MNLHFEELTGTDGARLGIASLDAEKSLNALSLPMINALSDKLNTWAKDPQIVCVLLRGNGAKAFCAGGEVRSLVEACRTHPGEVPPLAAQFFAAEYHLDYSLHTYPKPLVCWGHGYVLGGGMGLLQGASTRIVTPSSRLAMPEITIGLYPDVGASWFLSRLPGKLGLFLGLTGAHMNGRDAIDLDLADRFLLEEQQPQLIEGLLQLNWQEQTDMQLNSLFKALQQEAVGQMPEAQWLPRRQQIDELLDVSDVTCAWKAISLQRDSSDPLIARAAKTLSEGSPLTAHLVWEQILRARYLSLAEVFQMEYTLSLNCCRHPEFSEGVRARLIDKDQKPHWHWPDINNVPDAVVEAHFHKVWEGRHPLADLTQY is encoded by the coding sequence ATGAATCTGCACTTCGAAGAACTCACCGGCACCGACGGCGCCCGCCTCGGGATCGCCAGCCTGGATGCTGAAAAGTCGCTCAACGCGCTGTCCTTGCCGATGATCAACGCCCTGAGCGACAAACTGAACACCTGGGCCAAGGACCCACAAATCGTCTGCGTGCTGTTGCGCGGCAACGGCGCCAAGGCGTTCTGCGCCGGCGGCGAAGTGCGCAGCCTGGTGGAGGCCTGCCGGACCCACCCCGGTGAAGTCCCGCCACTGGCGGCGCAGTTTTTCGCCGCCGAGTATCACCTGGACTACAGCTTGCACACCTACCCCAAACCGCTGGTCTGCTGGGGCCACGGTTACGTGCTCGGCGGCGGCATGGGCCTGTTGCAAGGCGCGAGCACGCGGATCGTCACGCCGAGCAGTCGCCTGGCGATGCCGGAGATCACCATCGGTCTGTATCCGGACGTCGGGGCCAGTTGGTTTTTGTCACGGTTGCCGGGCAAGCTCGGCTTGTTCCTCGGTCTGACGGGTGCACACATGAACGGCCGCGATGCGATCGATCTGGATCTGGCCGACCGTTTCCTGCTTGAAGAGCAGCAACCGCAGCTGATCGAAGGCCTGCTGCAACTCAACTGGCAGGAACAGACCGATATGCAGCTCAACAGTCTGTTCAAGGCCCTGCAACAGGAAGCCGTCGGGCAGATGCCCGAGGCGCAATGGCTTCCGCGGCGCCAACAGATCGATGAACTGCTCGACGTCAGCGACGTCACCTGTGCCTGGAAAGCCATCAGCCTGCAACGCGACAGCAGCGACCCGCTGATCGCCCGCGCCGCGAAAACCCTGAGCGAAGGCTCACCGCTGACCGCGCATCTGGTCTGGGAACAAATCCTCCGCGCCCGGTATCTGTCGCTGGCCGAAGTGTTTCAGATGGAATACACACTGAGCCTCAATTGCTGTCGGCACCCGGAATTCAGCGAAGGGGTACGGGCGCGATTGATCGACAAGGATCAGAAACCGCACTGGCATTGGCCGGACATCAATAACGTCCCGGACGCGGTGGTCGAGGCGCATTTTCACAAGGTCTGGGAAGGTCGGCATCCGTTGGCGGATCTGACGCAATACTGA
- the ung gene encoding uracil-DNA glycosylase: MTADDRIKLEPSWKEALRAEFDQPYMAELRNFLQQERAAGKEIYPPGPLIFNALNSTPLDKVKVVILGQDPYHGPGQAHGLCFSVQPGVPAPPSLVNIYKELKRDLNIDIPNHGYLQSWADQGVLMLNTTMTVERANANAHKDKGWQFFTDRIIEVVSERQPHLVFMLWGAHAQSKQKLIDATKHLVLTSVHPSPLSAYRGFLGCGHFSRTNKFLEQNGEAPIEWRLPPI; encoded by the coding sequence ATGACTGCTGACGACCGTATCAAACTCGAACCGAGCTGGAAGGAGGCACTGCGTGCTGAATTCGACCAGCCTTATATGGCAGAGTTGCGCAATTTTCTGCAGCAGGAGCGGGCGGCCGGCAAGGAAATCTACCCGCCGGGCCCGCTGATTTTCAACGCGCTGAATTCGACTCCGCTGGATAAAGTCAAAGTGGTGATCCTCGGCCAGGACCCGTATCACGGCCCGGGCCAGGCCCATGGCTTGTGCTTCTCGGTGCAACCGGGCGTGCCGGCGCCGCCGTCGCTGGTCAATATCTACAAAGAGTTAAAGCGCGACTTGAACATCGACATTCCCAACCACGGCTACCTGCAGAGCTGGGCCGATCAGGGCGTGTTGATGCTCAACACCACCATGACCGTCGAGCGGGCCAATGCCAACGCGCACAAGGACAAGGGCTGGCAGTTCTTCACCGACCGGATCATTGAAGTGGTCAGCGAACGCCAGCCGCATCTGGTGTTCATGCTGTGGGGCGCGCATGCGCAGAGCAAGCAGAAGCTGATCGATGCGACCAAGCACCTGGTGCTGACGTCGGTGCATCCGTCGCCGTTGTCGGCTTATCGTGGCTTCCTCGGCTGCGGGCATTTCAGCCGGACCAACAAGTTTCTCGAGCAAAATGGCGAAGCGCCGATCGAGTGGCGGCTGCCGCCGATTTGA
- a CDS encoding AbrB family transcriptional regulator: MSDRSSLRSWWATPLVGLLGGFIASQIGWPLPWMVGSLLAIILVRCLTPWQLTEIPGGRKCGQWIVGIGIGLHFTPLVMEQVLSHFGLIFFGALVTSLSAVVGVWLMRRTGEDRATAFFSSMPGGSGEMVNLGARNGALLSHVAAGQSLRVLVVVLCVPAAFKYLLGDGTPISHAGNVDWRWLAILFPTGALLAWLWQRLRQPNPWLFGPLLVSATVSIAWDLHIGLPDGGSQIGQWLIGSGLGCHFNRQFFRRAPSFMGRTLIGTALTMLIATLAALGLSALTHLDLRSLTLGMMPGGIAEMSLTAETLQLSVPLVTAMQVMRLLFVLFLAEPLFKYWNRNPE, from the coding sequence ATGTCTGATCGCTCCTCCCTCAGAAGCTGGTGGGCCACCCCGCTGGTCGGTCTGCTCGGCGGTTTTATCGCCAGCCAGATCGGCTGGCCGCTGCCGTGGATGGTCGGCTCGTTGCTGGCGATCATCCTCGTGCGCTGCCTGACCCCGTGGCAACTCACGGAAATCCCCGGCGGGCGTAAATGCGGCCAATGGATTGTCGGCATCGGCATCGGCCTGCACTTCACCCCGTTGGTGATGGAGCAGGTGCTGAGTCATTTCGGTTTGATCTTCTTCGGTGCGCTGGTCACCAGCCTGTCGGCGGTGGTCGGCGTATGGTTGATGCGCCGTACCGGCGAGGATCGCGCCACCGCATTTTTCTCGAGCATGCCCGGCGGCTCCGGGGAGATGGTTAACCTCGGCGCGCGCAATGGCGCGCTGCTCAGTCATGTCGCGGCGGGGCAGAGTCTGCGGGTGCTGGTGGTGGTGCTGTGCGTGCCGGCCGCGTTCAAGTATCTGCTGGGCGACGGCACGCCGATTTCCCACGCCGGCAACGTCGATTGGCGCTGGCTGGCGATTCTGTTTCCCACGGGCGCCCTGCTCGCCTGGCTCTGGCAGCGTTTGCGTCAGCCCAATCCGTGGCTGTTCGGGCCGCTGCTGGTCAGTGCCACGGTGAGCATTGCCTGGGATTTGCACATCGGCCTGCCGGACGGTGGAAGCCAGATCGGCCAGTGGCTGATCGGCAGCGGCCTGGGCTGTCACTTCAACCGACAGTTCTTCCGCCGCGCGCCGTCATTCATGGGCCGTACGCTGATCGGCACGGCGCTGACCATGTTGATCGCGACATTGGCGGCTTTGGGCTTGAGTGCGCTGACCCATCTGGATCTGCGTTCGCTGACGTTGGGCATGATGCCCGGCGGCATCGCCGAGATGAGCCTGACGGCGGAGACCCTGCAACTGTCGGTGCCGCTGGTGACGGCGATGCAGGTGATGCGGCTGCTGTTTGTGCTGTTTCTGGCGGAGCCGTTGTTCAAGTATTGGAACCGTAATCCCGAGTAA
- a CDS encoding tripartite tricarboxylate transporter permease, with translation MDTLGYLGQGFGVALSPYNLVTALAGTLIGTVVGLLPGLGPINGVALLIPIAFALGLPPESALILLAAVYLGCEYGGRISSILLNIPGEASTVMTTLDGYPMARQGLAGVALSLSAWSSFIGAFIATCGMVLFAPLLAKWAIAFGPAEYFVLMVFAIVCLGGMAGDRPLKTFIAALIGLFLSTVGIDANSGVYRFTGDNIHLTDGIQFVVLVLGLFSVSEILLLLEKTHRGQEAVKATGRMMFNFKEAASVFVVNIRCGLLGFIMGVLPGAGATLASAVAYMTEKRIAGASGKFGQGDARGLAAPETAIGASACGALVPMLTLGVPGSGTTAVMIGALSLYNITPGPLLFQQQPDIVWGLIASLFIANIMLVILNIPMIRIFTRILAVPNWALVPVIAIITGIGVYAVHATTFDLFLMVGIGIFGYILRKLDFPLSPVLLGFILGGLMEQNLRRALSISNGALEILWSSPITFGVWILTAIMLLMPLLRIWRKRAAAQRAIADV, from the coding sequence ATGGATACTCTCGGTTATTTGGGTCAGGGCTTCGGCGTCGCGCTGAGTCCGTACAACCTGGTCACGGCCCTGGCCGGCACGCTGATCGGCACCGTGGTCGGGCTGTTGCCGGGCCTGGGTCCGATCAATGGCGTGGCCCTGCTGATCCCGATCGCCTTCGCCCTCGGCCTGCCACCGGAGTCGGCGCTGATTCTGCTGGCGGCGGTGTATCTGGGCTGCGAATACGGCGGGCGGATCAGCTCGATCCTGCTGAACATTCCGGGCGAAGCCTCCACCGTGATGACCACCCTCGACGGTTATCCGATGGCGCGCCAGGGTCTGGCCGGTGTCGCGCTGTCGCTGTCGGCATGGAGTTCGTTCATCGGTGCGTTCATCGCCACCTGCGGCATGGTGCTGTTCGCCCCGCTGCTGGCGAAATGGGCGATTGCCTTCGGCCCGGCGGAATACTTCGTGCTGATGGTGTTTGCGATCGTCTGCCTTGGCGGCATGGCCGGTGATCGTCCGCTGAAGACTTTTATTGCGGCGCTGATCGGGCTGTTTCTGTCGACCGTTGGCATCGACGCCAACAGCGGCGTATACCGCTTCACCGGCGACAACATTCACCTGACCGACGGCATCCAGTTCGTGGTGCTGGTACTGGGTCTGTTCTCGGTCAGTGAAATCCTCCTGCTGCTGGAAAAAACCCATCGCGGCCAGGAAGCGGTGAAAGCCACCGGACGCATGATGTTCAACTTCAAGGAAGCGGCGTCGGTGTTCGTGGTGAACATCCGTTGCGGCCTGCTGGGTTTCATCATGGGCGTGTTGCCGGGTGCCGGCGCGACGTTGGCCAGTGCCGTGGCCTACATGACCGAAAAACGCATCGCCGGTGCCAGCGGCAAATTCGGTCAGGGTGACGCCCGTGGCCTCGCCGCTCCTGAGACCGCGATCGGCGCTTCGGCCTGTGGCGCGCTGGTGCCGATGCTGACCCTCGGCGTACCCGGTTCGGGCACCACCGCCGTGATGATCGGCGCGCTGTCGCTGTACAACATCACCCCGGGGCCGCTGCTGTTCCAACAGCAACCGGACATCGTCTGGGGCCTGATCGCGTCGTTGTTCATCGCCAACATCATGCTGGTGATCCTCAACATCCCGATGATCCGCATCTTCACCCGCATCCTCGCCGTGCCGAACTGGGCACTGGTGCCGGTGATCGCGATCATCACCGGAATCGGCGTGTACGCCGTGCATGCGACCACCTTCGACCTGTTCCTGATGGTCGGCATCGGTATCTTCGGCTACATCCTGCGCAAGCTGGATTTCCCGTTGTCGCCGGTGCTTCTGGGGTTCATTCTCGGCGGGCTGATGGAGCAGAACCTGCGTCGTGCGCTGTCGATTTCCAACGGTGCGCTGGAAATCCTCTGGTCGAGCCCGATCACTTTCGGCGTGTGGATCCTGACCGCGATCATGTTGCTGATGCCGCTGCTGCGCATCTGGCGCAAACGTGCGGCGGCGCAACGCGCCATCGCCGATGTCTGA
- a CDS encoding tripartite tricarboxylate transporter TctB family protein, with protein MLLQRIFASVLLLACVGLALMAWPYQAAFSYEPVGPRAFPLLMLGLMGVALLYMVFRPAPIKHSEDEPPLDRETLTKIGICVLLLLVFAGLFEPLGFILSSILIGIPMARLYGGRWLPSILVTTLMAIGLYLLFDRLMDVPLPLGLLDVLEN; from the coding sequence ATGCTCTTACAACGCATTTTCGCCTCGGTGCTGTTGCTGGCCTGCGTTGGCCTGGCGCTGATGGCGTGGCCGTATCAAGCGGCTTTTTCTTATGAACCGGTCGGCCCGCGCGCCTTTCCTCTGCTGATGCTCGGCCTGATGGGCGTGGCGCTGCTGTACATGGTGTTCCGCCCGGCACCGATCAAACACAGCGAAGACGAGCCACCGCTGGATCGCGAAACCCTGACCAAGATCGGCATCTGCGTGCTGTTGCTGCTGGTGTTCGCCGGCCTGTTCGAACCGCTGGGCTTCATCCTCAGCAGCATCCTGATCGGCATCCCGATGGCGCGCCTGTATGGCGGTCGCTGGCTACCGAGCATTTTGGTGACAACGTTGATGGCCATCGGTCTGTACCTGCTGTTCGACCGTCTGATGGACGTTCCACTGCCTCTGGGCCTGCTCGACGTTCTGGAGAACTGA